The Microbacterium sp. LKL04 sequence CGACGATGCGCCAGCCGCCGTTCGGCACGGCGAGCACCTGTCCCAGGTGCAGGTCGCCGTGGATCCGCTGCAACCGCGGCCACGGGCGCTCGAGAGCGTCGGCGTAGACGGCGTCGATGGCCGAGAGTCGGTCGGCGACGGCGGGAACCTCGGCCGAGGCGATCGCCAGCCGGCGACGCCACGCGCGCCCGACGGCCTCGAGCTGCTCGGGCGAGGCGTCCACCGACTCGAGCGCGTCGCCGAGTGCGCCGTGCACGCCGGCGACTGCGACCCCCAGGTCGCGCGCCGCGTCGGTGAAGTCGCGTCCCTCGCGAGCGGCGTCGAGCGCGATCGCCCAGCCGTCGCGGACGCCGGGCAGGAACTCCTGCGCGAACCCGAGGGTGCCCTGGGCGGTGCCGGTCTCGCGGCCGACGTCGGGCCACTCGGCATCCGCGCTGCCATAGAACTTCGGCACGTAGGGCGACCCCGCGTCGCTGAGGACGCGCTGGACGGTCACGTCCGGGTTCTCGCCGTGGTGCAGGGTGCGGAAGAGCTTGAGGATGATCGTGGGCGACCCGTAGACCTCGTACACGATGGAGGTGTTCGACTGCTCGCCGGTCAGCACCCGCGAGCCGGTGACGCGGCTCGTGTCGACGCCCATCTGGGCGAGGAGACCGACC is a genomic window containing:
- a CDS encoding phosphotransferase; the protein is MRFDDDLSAWVARQRWYAGKSHDPRFRILDAQPAPGGATSYLLMDDAGALPTLYNVPLAEADDAPDEAVVTTTEDGHRLIDATRHPGFTVGLLAQMGVDTSRVTGSRVLTGEQSNTSIVYEVYGSPTIILKLFRTLHHGENPDVTVQRVLSDAGSPYVPKFYGSADAEWPDVGRETGTAQGTLGFAQEFLPGVRDGWAIALDAAREGRDFTDAARDLGVAVAGVHGALGDALESVDASPEQLEAVGRAWRRRLAIASAEVPAVADRLSAIDAVYADALERPWPRLQRIHGDLHLGQVLAVPNGGWRIVDFEGEPLRPMAERAIPDLPPRDVAGMLRSFDYAGAVGGGPDAAAWAASCREAFLSAYDAAPGAIELDPALLRALVLDKAVYESIYEARNRPDWLPVPLAGIDAALA